In Chloroflexia bacterium SDU3-3, one DNA window encodes the following:
- a CDS encoding glycoside hydrolase family 3 protein: MSKLQSTNDGTTFRDLNGNGRLDVYEDPTRPIDERVEDLLAQMTLEEKAGLMFHTVVEVAADGSLSPNLHFSQVSVTDMVAKLHLSHFNVHALPSARIGAEWYNRVQQLAESTRLGIPVTISSDPRHSFSHNPAAGLASGGFSQWPEPIGLAATDDEQLVQQFGDIARQEYVATGIRVALHPMADLATEPRWARINGTFGEDAALSARMIGAYIRGFQGASLGSQSVACMTKHFPGGGPQKDGEDPHFNYGREQVYPGKNFDYHLIPFKAAFEAGTSQIMPYYGMPMGTEHEEVGFGFNKGVITGLLREQFGFDGIVCTDWQLVCDLEIPGYGTMQARAWGVEHLTPPERAQKALEAGVDQFGGETCAEIVVGLVREGKVSEARIDESARRILREKFRLGLFDNPFVDPEAADRTIGCAEFRAAGELAQRKSLVLLKNGAAGAPVLPLQGQPKIYVEHINPEVAAQYGQVVATPQEADFAILRIQTPYEPRNSQLIEDFFHAGDLSFSPEDIAHIQQIAAQVPTVVDIYLDRPAVMPEVAQASAALLGNFGAADAAVLDVIFGRHSPSGKLPFELPSSMDAVRAQNPDVPYDSAQPLFPFGHGLRYDK, from the coding sequence ATGAGCAAACTGCAATCTACCAACGACGGTACGACGTTCCGCGATCTGAACGGCAATGGCAGGCTGGATGTGTACGAAGACCCGACCAGGCCCATCGACGAACGGGTCGAAGACCTGCTGGCGCAGATGACGCTGGAGGAGAAGGCCGGCCTGATGTTCCACACCGTGGTCGAGGTGGCCGCCGACGGCAGCCTCTCGCCCAACCTGCACTTCAGCCAGGTCTCGGTGACCGACATGGTCGCAAAGCTACACCTCAGCCACTTCAACGTGCACGCCCTGCCCAGCGCCCGCATCGGGGCCGAGTGGTACAACCGCGTGCAGCAGCTGGCCGAGAGCACCCGGCTAGGCATACCGGTCACCATCTCATCCGACCCGCGCCACTCGTTCTCGCACAACCCGGCGGCGGGGCTGGCCTCCGGCGGCTTCTCGCAGTGGCCCGAGCCGATCGGCCTGGCCGCCACGGACGACGAGCAGCTGGTGCAGCAGTTCGGCGACATCGCGCGGCAGGAGTACGTGGCCACCGGCATCCGCGTGGCGCTGCACCCCATGGCCGATCTGGCCACCGAGCCGCGCTGGGCGCGCATCAACGGCACCTTCGGCGAGGACGCGGCGCTCTCGGCGCGCATGATTGGGGCCTACATCCGCGGCTTCCAGGGGGCCAGCCTGGGCAGCCAGAGCGTGGCCTGCATGACCAAGCACTTCCCCGGCGGCGGCCCGCAGAAGGACGGCGAGGATCCCCACTTCAACTATGGCCGCGAGCAGGTCTACCCCGGCAAGAACTTCGACTACCACCTTATCCCCTTCAAGGCCGCGTTTGAGGCGGGCACCTCGCAGATCATGCCCTACTATGGCATGCCGATGGGCACCGAGCACGAGGAGGTTGGATTCGGCTTCAACAAGGGTGTGATCACCGGCCTGCTGCGCGAGCAGTTTGGCTTCGATGGGATCGTGTGCACCGACTGGCAGCTGGTGTGCGACCTGGAGATCCCCGGCTACGGCACCATGCAGGCCCGGGCCTGGGGCGTGGAGCACCTGACCCCGCCCGAGCGCGCCCAGAAGGCGCTGGAGGCAGGCGTCGACCAGTTCGGCGGCGAGACCTGCGCCGAAATCGTGGTAGGCCTGGTGCGCGAGGGCAAGGTGAGCGAGGCGCGCATCGACGAGTCGGCGCGGCGCATCCTGCGCGAGAAGTTCCGCCTGGGCCTGTTCGACAACCCCTTCGTGGATCCCGAGGCCGCCGACCGCACCATCGGCTGCGCCGAGTTCCGCGCGGCGGGCGAGCTGGCTCAGCGCAAGTCGCTGGTGCTGCTGAAGAACGGCGCGGCGGGCGCGCCAGTGCTGCCGCTGCAGGGCCAGCCCAAGATTTATGTCGAGCACATCAACCCCGAGGTGGCAGCGCAGTACGGTCAGGTGGTGGCCACGCCCCAGGAGGCCGACTTCGCCATCCTGCGCATCCAGACCCCCTACGAGCCGCGCAACAGCCAGCTGATCGAGGATTTCTTCCACGCGGGCGACCTGAGCTTCTCGCCCGAGGATATCGCGCACATCCAGCAGATCGCGGCCCAGGTGCCCACGGTGGTGGACATCTATCTCGACCGGCCCGCCGTGATGCCCGAGGTGGCGCAGGCCAGCGCGGCGCTGCTGGGCAACTTCGGCGCTGCCGACGCGGCGGTGCTGGATGTGATCTTCGGGCGGCATAGCCCCAGCGGCAAGCTGCCCTTCGAGCTGCCCAGCTCCATGGACGCGGTGCGCGCCCAAAACCCCGATGTGCCCTACGACTCGGCCCAGCCGCTGTTCCCCTTCGGCCACGGGCTGCGCTACGACAAGTAG
- a CDS encoding HAMP domain-containing protein, producing the protein MQLLHSLRSHIQYKIILPFLLLTLLVMLAGSAVSVLFLTNSAQDRLNNQLAQAARSTSDSIVTLERTNLQFLRELTFAPANPGAGARSMADAFASASADEVATALRPYYDLSVSRTGVRVDRMIAFDAQGRSLIDWERVGGSQEPAATPSRDLRALWFVPAILGKQNDVLGDKYSGLLDLGSDQSRYLFTVAPVLQGEKVVGGVLIASRLDDMIRQIAQESSAAIVTVYRPEDGVAFASSLVPEGGVAQLQIEPRQLATVQDVRLAENQSVIDTLPVNARDYQFAYVPLRIRGELVGIVSVSLASDYVFSQWWNASGTLMGLTILLTLAIIGLGVFVARQITRPLQELAFTAESVAEGDLDRRSSVQAHDEVGILSRSFNRMTEHLVDLYGEVRSESSQRAAIVESITDGVVVCDLDGRVMVINKAMRELLSLAEEDAPPARFNDIQMEHMAFSGMSFGEKQSPDLFTIGSHIVRISVAPVATPEGARLGDVYVFQDLTSEVAIDRAKTNFIATISHELRTPLTVLGGSADLLMRGFVGELNEDQQSLVTAIHRHATSMTSVLNNVIVIAGLESGTLEFVFAPLPLRSFIEDLVWRQRFAFQAKSLKVEVQIPEDLPDVMVDEHQITNVINQLLDNARRYTDSGGIRIAACQDGDRVRVDISDTGPGIDDEVSANLFNRFVRGTEGINSQERGIGLGLAIAKMLLERQGGTIWLESTSSQGSTFSFTLPCAYAEPQNNNQILAQVA; encoded by the coding sequence ATGCAGCTGCTGCACAGTCTGCGATCACATATTCAATACAAGATCATCTTGCCGTTCCTGCTTCTCACGCTGCTGGTGATGCTGGCAGGCTCGGCTGTCTCCGTTCTGTTCCTCACCAACAGCGCGCAGGATCGGCTGAACAACCAGCTGGCCCAGGCCGCCCGCAGCACCAGCGACAGCATCGTCACCCTTGAGCGCACCAACCTGCAGTTCCTGCGCGAGCTCACCTTTGCCCCCGCGAACCCCGGAGCTGGCGCGCGCTCCATGGCCGACGCCTTCGCCAGCGCCAGCGCCGACGAGGTGGCCACGGCCCTGCGGCCCTACTACGACCTGAGCGTCAGCCGCACTGGCGTGCGCGTGGACCGCATGATCGCGTTTGATGCGCAGGGCCGCTCGCTGATCGACTGGGAGCGCGTCGGCGGCAGCCAGGAGCCTGCCGCCACCCCCAGCCGCGATCTCAGGGCGCTGTGGTTTGTGCCCGCCATCCTGGGCAAGCAGAACGATGTGCTGGGCGATAAGTATAGCGGCCTGCTCGACCTCGGCTCGGATCAGAGCCGCTACCTCTTCACCGTCGCGCCGGTGCTGCAGGGCGAGAAGGTGGTGGGCGGCGTGCTGATCGCATCGCGGCTGGATGATATGATCCGCCAGATCGCCCAGGAATCCTCCGCCGCGATCGTCACGGTCTACCGCCCCGAGGATGGCGTCGCCTTCGCAAGCTCGCTGGTGCCCGAGGGCGGCGTCGCCCAGCTGCAGATCGAGCCGCGCCAGCTGGCCACCGTGCAGGATGTGCGGCTGGCCGAGAACCAGTCGGTGATCGACACGCTGCCGGTGAACGCGCGCGACTACCAGTTCGCCTATGTGCCGCTGCGCATCCGTGGCGAGCTGGTGGGCATCGTCTCGGTGTCGCTGGCCAGCGACTATGTGTTTAGCCAGTGGTGGAACGCCTCGGGCACGCTCATGGGCCTGACCATCCTGCTCACGCTGGCGATCATCGGCCTGGGCGTGTTTGTCGCCCGCCAGATCACCCGCCCGCTGCAGGAGCTGGCCTTCACCGCCGAGTCGGTGGCCGAGGGCGACCTCGACCGGCGCAGCAGCGTGCAGGCCCACGATGAGGTTGGCATCCTCTCGCGGTCGTTCAACCGCATGACCGAGCACCTGGTCGATCTGTACGGCGAGGTGCGCAGCGAGTCGAGCCAGCGCGCCGCGATTGTGGAGAGCATCACCGATGGCGTGGTGGTGTGCGACCTCGATGGCCGCGTGATGGTGATCAACAAGGCCATGCGCGAGCTGCTCTCGCTTGCCGAGGAGGACGCGCCGCCCGCGCGCTTTAACGACATCCAGATGGAGCATATGGCCTTCAGCGGCATGTCGTTTGGCGAAAAGCAGTCGCCCGACCTCTTCACCATCGGCAGCCACATCGTGCGCATCTCGGTGGCCCCGGTGGCCACGCCCGAGGGCGCGCGGCTGGGCGATGTATATGTGTTCCAGGATCTCACCAGCGAGGTCGCGATCGACCGCGCCAAGACCAACTTCATCGCCACGATCTCGCATGAGCTGCGCACCCCGCTGACGGTGCTGGGCGGCAGCGCCGACCTGCTGATGCGCGGTTTTGTGGGCGAGCTGAACGAGGATCAGCAGTCGCTGGTGACGGCCATCCACCGCCACGCCACGTCGATGACATCGGTGCTCAACAATGTGATCGTCATCGCTGGGCTGGAGTCGGGCACGCTCGAGTTTGTGTTTGCGCCGCTGCCGCTGCGCAGCTTTATTGAAGATCTGGTCTGGCGGCAGCGCTTCGCCTTCCAGGCAAAATCGCTCAAGGTCGAGGTGCAGATCCCCGAGGATCTGCCCGATGTGATGGTCGATGAGCACCAGATAACCAACGTGATCAACCAGCTGCTCGATAACGCGCGGCGCTACACCGATTCGGGCGGCATCCGCATCGCGGCGTGCCAGGATGGCGACCGCGTGCGGGTGGACATCAGCGATACAGGGCCGGGGATCGACGACGAGGTGAGCGCAAACTTGTTCAATCGGTTTGTGCGGGGCACCGAGGGGATTAACTCACAAGAGCGTGGCATCGGGCTGGGGCTGGCTATCGCCAAGATGCTGCTTGAGCGCCAGGGTGGAACCATCTGGCTGGAGAGCACATCGTCGCAGGGCAGCACGTTCAGTTTCACGCTCCCATGCGCATATGCAGAACCGCAGAACAACAACCAAATCCTCGCTCAGGTCGCGTGA
- a CDS encoding SDR family oxidoreductase, whose product MRLQQQRALVTGGAHRLGRAIALALAAEGADVAIHYHSSAQQAEATLAELRAYGGHAAAVQGDLAAVAEAEHVVDAAAEQLGGLSILVNCAGIWGADPLGTVTEERWDTLIATNARGAFFACQRAAPLLRASHGCVINIADVGAMRPWKNHTPYLVSKGAVVTLTEALAKDMAPEVRVNAIAPGPVLLPADWGEEEAERTAKTVLLRRVGSAEDIAQAAVYLASASYVTGVILPVDGGQRLI is encoded by the coding sequence ATGCGACTGCAGCAGCAACGCGCCCTGGTGACGGGCGGCGCACACCGCCTGGGCCGCGCCATCGCGCTGGCCCTCGCGGCGGAGGGGGCCGATGTGGCCATCCACTACCACAGCTCGGCGCAGCAGGCCGAGGCCACCCTGGCCGAGCTGCGGGCCTACGGCGGGCACGCGGCGGCGGTGCAGGGCGACTTGGCCGCCGTGGCCGAGGCCGAGCACGTGGTGGATGCCGCCGCCGAGCAGCTGGGCGGGCTGAGCATCCTGGTGAACTGCGCCGGGATCTGGGGGGCCGACCCGCTGGGCACGGTGACGGAGGAGCGCTGGGACACCCTGATCGCCACCAATGCGCGCGGGGCCTTCTTCGCGTGCCAGCGCGCCGCGCCCCTGCTGCGCGCCAGCCACGGCTGCGTGATCAATATCGCGGATGTGGGGGCCATGCGCCCGTGGAAGAATCACACGCCCTATCTGGTGAGCAAGGGCGCGGTGGTGACGCTCACCGAGGCCCTGGCGAAGGACATGGCCCCCGAGGTGCGGGTGAACGCGATCGCGCCGGGGCCGGTGCTGCTGCCCGCCGACTGGGGCGAGGAGGAGGCCGAGCGCACGGCCAAGACGGTGCTGCTGCGGCGGGTGGGCAGCGCCGAGGATATCGCGCAGGCGGCGGTGTACCTGGCCTCGGCCAGCTATGTCACCGGGGTGATCCTGCCGGTGGATGGCGGCCAGCGGCTGATCTAG
- a CDS encoding PLP-dependent aminotransferase family protein: protein MPDHPRAAGDRGGACIPQRVWARSPPLAGPPLPLGELGDSVWSLCCCDLCGAEPLFVYRLKARFMATTQSTSWEKNFASSVEVIKGSAIRELLKLTEQPEVISFAGGLPAPACFPVEEMAVAAEQVMANGAVRALQYGPTEGFPPLREFLASLMAKRGVPIRPSQVLITSGSQQSLDIVAKLMVDRDDVVLVEDPTYLGALQAFRPYQPRFVVLPMDDDGLIPAELEKALASLAAEGRRAKFLYTVSSFQNPTGVTLSRERREALLDIAERHGLPIVEDDPYGELRYSGEPVPPLAALDFQRHGAPRTVLYFSTFSKLLAPSLRVGWIVGPDAMLQKIVLVKQGIDLHTGTLVQAIAYESCKDGLLDRHIPVIRSIYHDRRDAMLGALEQHMPEGVRWTRPEGGMFLWLTVPDHVNMKALFMRAVELKVAFVAGTDFYANGSAANTMRLNFSHPDREHIILGVQRLAAAIREQ from the coding sequence ATGCCTGATCATCCTCGCGCTGCTGGTGATCGTGGTGGGGCTTGCATTCCGCAGCGGGTATGGGCGCGGTCGCCGCCGCTAGCGGGCCCACCCCTGCCGCTGGGCGAACTTGGAGACTCGGTGTGGAGCCTTTGCTGCTGCGATCTATGCGGGGCAGAGCCTCTTTTTGTGTATCGATTAAAGGCAAGGTTCATGGCAACAACACAGAGCACCTCGTGGGAGAAAAACTTCGCCTCATCGGTCGAGGTGATCAAGGGGTCGGCGATCCGCGAGCTTCTGAAACTGACCGAGCAGCCCGAGGTGATCTCGTTCGCGGGCGGGCTTCCCGCGCCAGCCTGCTTCCCGGTGGAGGAGATGGCCGTGGCCGCCGAGCAGGTGATGGCGAACGGCGCGGTGCGCGCGCTGCAGTACGGCCCGACCGAGGGCTTCCCGCCGCTGCGCGAGTTCCTGGCCAGCCTGATGGCGAAGCGCGGTGTGCCCATCCGCCCCAGCCAGGTGCTGATCACCAGCGGCTCGCAGCAGTCGCTTGATATCGTGGCCAAGCTGATGGTTGACCGCGACGATGTGGTGCTGGTGGAGGATCCGACCTACCTGGGCGCGCTGCAGGCCTTCCGGCCCTACCAGCCGCGCTTTGTGGTGCTGCCCATGGATGATGACGGCCTGATCCCCGCCGAGCTGGAGAAGGCGCTGGCCAGCCTGGCCGCGGAGGGCCGCCGCGCCAAGTTCCTCTACACTGTCTCCTCGTTCCAGAACCCCACCGGTGTGACTCTGAGCCGCGAGCGGCGCGAGGCCCTGCTGGACATCGCCGAGCGCCACGGCCTGCCGATCGTGGAGGATGACCCCTACGGCGAGCTGCGCTACAGCGGCGAGCCGGTGCCCCCGCTGGCCGCGCTCGACTTCCAGCGCCACGGCGCGCCGCGCACGGTGCTCTACTTCAGCACCTTCTCCAAGCTGCTGGCGCCCTCGCTGCGCGTGGGCTGGATCGTCGGCCCCGATGCGATGCTGCAGAAGATCGTGCTGGTGAAGCAGGGCATCGATCTGCACACCGGCACGCTGGTGCAGGCGATCGCCTACGAGTCGTGCAAGGATGGTCTGCTGGATCGGCACATCCCAGTGATCCGCTCGATCTACCACGATCGGCGCGACGCGATGCTGGGCGCGCTGGAGCAGCACATGCCCGAGGGCGTGCGCTGGACGCGGCCCGAGGGCGGCATGTTCCTGTGGCTCACCGTGCCGGACCATGTGAATATGAAGGCGCTGTTTATGCGCGCCGTCGAGCTGAAGGTGGCGTTTGTGGCGGGCACCGACTTCTACGCCAACGGCAGCGCGGCCAACACCATGCGGCTCAACTTCTCGCACCCCGACCGCGAGCACATCATCCTGGGCGTGCAGCGGCTGGCCGCCGCGATCCG
- a CDS encoding glycoside hydrolase family 43 protein, with the protein MHIPNPVITGFHPDPSICRVGEDYYLVTSSFEYCPGVPIFHSRDLVHWRQIGHCLTRPSQLPLDGVRPSGGIYAPTIRHHNGTFYMVTTNVSGGGNFYVTASDPAGPWSEPVWVKQSGIDSSLFFDDDGRVYLTSTYVLQAPSTEHSSDGTTWGVQQSEIDIATGQLLSEPRPIWGGTGGKYPESPHLYQIDGRYYLMIAEGGTEYAHCITIARGNTPWGPWEACPHNPILTHRGVASDIQALGHGDLVQAHDGTWWMVCLGVRPVGYPPCYHIGRETFLAPVRWEGGWPHVGRGGRLPEGLEAPQLAPAPWPAHPVRDDFDGAELGLEWNQIGTPQPGAWSLAARPGALRLAGGAATLDDGPPVTFVGRRQEHLACAAATELDFSPAAEGEEAGLTIWMNPTHHYDLAVTLQGGRRCAIVRRRIGSLAAVVASAELAPGPVALHVRATPELYTLAIQPAGGDEQVLATGETRYLSTEVAGGFTGVYFALFATGGGRPSAAPADFAWFDYAGE; encoded by the coding sequence ATGCACATCCCCAACCCTGTGATCACCGGGTTTCACCCCGACCCCAGCATCTGCCGCGTCGGCGAGGACTACTACCTCGTCACTAGCTCGTTCGAGTACTGCCCCGGCGTGCCGATCTTCCACAGCCGCGACCTAGTGCACTGGCGGCAGATCGGCCACTGCCTGACGCGGCCCAGCCAGCTGCCGCTGGATGGCGTGCGGCCCTCGGGCGGGATCTACGCGCCGACCATTCGCCACCACAATGGCACATTCTATATGGTCACCACCAACGTCTCGGGCGGCGGCAACTTCTACGTGACCGCCAGCGACCCGGCTGGCCCGTGGTCGGAGCCAGTGTGGGTGAAGCAGAGCGGCATCGACTCCTCGCTGTTCTTCGACGACGATGGCCGCGTCTACCTAACCAGCACCTACGTGCTCCAGGCACCATCCACCGAGCACAGCAGCGACGGCACAACCTGGGGCGTGCAGCAGAGCGAGATCGACATCGCCACCGGCCAGCTGCTCAGCGAGCCGCGCCCGATCTGGGGCGGCACCGGCGGCAAGTACCCCGAGTCGCCGCACCTCTACCAGATCGACGGGCGCTACTACCTGATGATCGCCGAGGGCGGCACCGAGTACGCCCACTGCATCACGATCGCGCGCGGCAACACGCCCTGGGGGCCGTGGGAGGCCTGCCCGCACAACCCCATCCTGACCCACCGGGGCGTGGCCAGCGACATCCAGGCGCTGGGCCACGGCGATCTGGTGCAGGCCCACGATGGCACGTGGTGGATGGTGTGCCTGGGCGTGCGGCCCGTGGGCTACCCGCCCTGCTACCACATCGGGCGCGAGACCTTCCTCGCCCCGGTGCGCTGGGAGGGCGGCTGGCCCCACGTGGGGCGTGGCGGGCGGCTTCCCGAGGGCCTGGAAGCCCCGCAGCTCGCACCCGCGCCCTGGCCCGCGCACCCAGTGCGCGATGACTTCGACGGGGCCGAGCTGGGGCTGGAGTGGAACCAGATCGGCACGCCCCAGCCGGGCGCGTGGTCGCTGGCTGCGCGGCCCGGCGCGCTGCGGCTGGCGGGCGGCGCGGCCACGCTGGACGATGGCCCGCCCGTGACCTTCGTGGGGCGGCGGCAGGAGCACCTGGCCTGCGCGGCGGCCACCGAGCTTGATTTCAGCCCCGCCGCCGAGGGCGAGGAGGCTGGCCTGACGATCTGGATGAACCCGACCCACCACTACGACCTCGCGGTGACGCTCCAGGGCGGGCGGCGCTGCGCGATCGTGCGGCGGCGGATCGGCAGTCTCGCGGCGGTGGTGGCCAGCGCCGAGCTTGCGCCAGGGCCGGTGGCGCTGCACGTGCGGGCCACGCCCGAGCTGTACACGCTGGCCATCCAGCCAGCGGGCGGCGACGAGCAGGTGCTGGCCACCGGCGAGACCCGCTACCTCTCAACCGAGGTGGCGGGCGGCTTCACCGGCGTGTACTTCGCGCTGTTCGCCACGGGCGGCGGGAGGCCCAGCGCCGCGCCCGCCGACTTCGCGTGGTTCGACTACGCGGGCGAGTAG
- a CDS encoding phospholipid carrier-dependent glycosyltransferase translates to MIATQRTERPRAGALQHAYHRLRDIPLPTYWPLLAAVALGLALRLIIWRGPLHQLANDEVEYVTVARDLLAGRGWVFYDHYPWLRAPLYNLFLAASLWLAQGNLHLAALPNILLSTANIALVARLAHRLVGRRAALLAGMIMAVLWTNVTFASLYMAETLCTFWLTAGMLCLLRWARGRRAGASLWWLVAGGTALALAALTRSAVLPFVGLSAVWLALQHQRGAGQWRRVAAPAALLLAAALTIAPWAARNYLAYGRVIPIETGLGYNMWAFNEPREELPAIGRALKQIANPAERNDYAMARGMERLREDPAILARKLWPNWVYLTRIKPIEDRFVLESYYLDVALPQFVAGIVLDDMLYLAVALGALAGLLWRPTHAALARARRGRALAWAASPKALALLWLGSSIGSMLLTHGEGRYRHFLFPVLIPYAAWAMRSLRPRWRGLGAATLARPAAFALCAGLLALAVLPTYPYAWAGQNLARGGRQLAGNVALAFGSQQAALDLYRQAAEQSQSSDAFRRLGDLAQRLGMPEQAEQAYRKSRSLARMWVAPSASLANLLRAKGDAAQAVDAFDGFHSDERDMLDWSWRNLPVADRSALDVGDGLDFGYVSGVYPAEQTQGATARWTNGRALLRLSAGAGPVRLRIRMAAPHPTGQVAATVCRGATCQEVALDPTWRVYTLFFPASSDMVEIRSPTFQGGDRTLGVLLDWADLTPEPGQLASEER, encoded by the coding sequence ATGATTGCGACCCAGCGAACCGAGAGACCGCGCGCCGGAGCGCTTCAGCACGCCTACCATCGGCTGCGCGACATACCGCTGCCCACCTACTGGCCACTGCTGGCCGCGGTGGCGCTGGGCCTAGCGCTGCGCCTGATCATCTGGCGCGGGCCGCTGCACCAGCTGGCCAACGACGAGGTGGAGTACGTCACCGTCGCCCGCGACCTGCTGGCCGGGCGCGGCTGGGTGTTCTACGACCACTACCCCTGGCTGCGCGCCCCGCTCTACAACCTGTTCCTGGCCGCGTCGCTCTGGCTGGCCCAGGGCAACCTTCATCTGGCCGCCCTGCCCAACATCCTGCTCAGCACCGCCAACATCGCGCTGGTCGCCCGCCTCGCTCATCGGCTGGTGGGCCGCCGCGCCGCGCTGCTGGCAGGCATGATCATGGCCGTGCTGTGGACCAACGTTACCTTCGCCAGCCTGTACATGGCCGAGACGCTCTGCACCTTCTGGCTGACGGCGGGCATGCTGTGCCTGCTGCGCTGGGCGCGCGGGCGGCGCGCGGGCGCGAGCCTATGGTGGCTGGTGGCGGGCGGCACGGCTCTGGCGCTGGCCGCGCTCACGCGATCTGCTGTGCTGCCCTTTGTGGGGCTGTCCGCCGTGTGGCTGGCCCTCCAGCACCAGCGCGGTGCGGGCCAGTGGCGGCGCGTGGCCGCACCGGCGGCGCTGCTGCTGGCGGCGGCGCTCACCATCGCGCCCTGGGCGGCCCGCAACTATCTGGCCTATGGCCGCGTCATCCCGATCGAGACCGGGCTGGGCTACAACATGTGGGCCTTCAACGAGCCGCGCGAGGAGCTGCCCGCGATCGGGCGGGCGTTAAAGCAGATCGCCAACCCCGCCGAGCGCAACGACTACGCCATGGCGCGTGGCATGGAGCGGCTTCGTGAAGATCCGGCCATCCTAGCCCGCAAGCTCTGGCCCAACTGGGTCTACCTTACCCGCATCAAGCCGATCGAAGACCGCTTCGTGCTGGAGAGCTACTACCTAGATGTGGCGCTGCCGCAGTTTGTCGCCGGGATCGTGCTGGATGACATGCTGTACCTGGCGGTGGCGCTGGGCGCGCTGGCCGGGCTGCTCTGGCGGCCAACGCATGCCGCGCTGGCCCGCGCGCGCCGGGGCCGCGCCCTGGCCTGGGCCGCATCGCCCAAGGCGCTGGCGCTGCTGTGGCTCGGCTCTAGCATCGGCAGCATGCTGCTGACCCATGGCGAGGGCCGCTACCGCCACTTCCTCTTCCCCGTGCTCATCCCCTACGCCGCTTGGGCGATGCGCAGCCTGCGCCCGCGCTGGCGCGGCCTGGGCGCGGCCACGCTGGCGCGGCCCGCCGCCTTCGCGCTGTGCGCCGGGCTGCTGGCGCTGGCGGTGCTGCCCACCTACCCCTACGCATGGGCGGGCCAGAATCTGGCGCGGGGCGGGCGGCAGCTGGCGGGAAACGTGGCCCTGGCGTTTGGCAGCCAGCAGGCCGCGCTCGATCTCTACCGCCAGGCCGCCGAGCAGAGCCAGAGCAGCGACGCCTTCCGGCGGCTGGGCGACCTCGCGCAGCGCCTCGGCATGCCCGAGCAGGCCGAGCAGGCCTACCGCAAGAGCCGTAGCCTGGCCCGTATGTGGGTGGCCCCTAGCGCTAGCCTGGCCAACCTGCTGCGTGCCAAGGGCGACGCCGCCCAGGCCGTCGACGCCTTCGACGGCTTCCACTCCGATGAGCGCGATATGCTCGACTGGTCGTGGCGCAACCTGCCCGTGGCCGATCGCTCGGCGCTGGATGTGGGCGATGGGCTGGACTTCGGCTATGTCTCGGGCGTCTACCCCGCCGAGCAGACCCAGGGCGCCACGGCGCGCTGGACCAATGGCCGCGCCCTGCTGCGCCTGAGCGCGGGCGCTGGCCCGGTGCGGCTGCGCATCCGCATGGCCGCGCCCCACCCCACCGGCCAGGTCGCGGCCACCGTCTGCCGAGGCGCGACATGCCAGGAGGTGGCGCTCGACCCGACATGGCGCGTCTACACGCTGTTCTTCCCGGCCAGCAGCGACATGGTCGAGATCCGCAGCCCCACCTTCCAGGGCGGCGACCGCACGCTGGGCGTGCTGCTCGACTGGGCCGATCTGACCCCTGAGCCAGGCCAGCTGGCCAGCGAAGAGCGCTAG